In the Oncorhynchus keta strain PuntledgeMale-10-30-2019 chromosome 16, Oket_V2, whole genome shotgun sequence genome, ATAAATTATCTGACATGATTGTTCTTTAAGTCCCTCCTGAACATTTCCCACATTCTTTGTGTATAAATATTGTTTTAATATCCAACCTTTTGATGTTAACGTTTTGGGGCAGAGTCTCTCGCTACACACAAACAATTTTGACTTCTCCATACTGCAGTGCACGAGAGAGGAAGTTTACGACCGGTCGTTAAAGTCCTAGAACCGGACCcacttccctccttcccctctggtGGGAGAGcttttgtctggccactctaccaaaaaggcctgcaattccttcgacctcatggcttggtttttgctttgacatgcactgtcaactgtgggatttAGTTATTGTCGACTTTTCTATTtagttatttttttacttttactcaagtatgacaattgggtactttttccaccactggcagTATCATATTTCAAAGAACAGAACGCATAGCTTTTTAATTTAACCACACCCTTTGAACTTGGACATCAACCAATAACATCCTTTCTCTTCAGTGTAAATGAGGCCCTCCGTTTGGTGTGATGCAGACTCGGTGGAGGGCGCGAGACTGAAGTGAGCTCGTCTTTACCCTTTCCCCTCCCCAGTGTTTACCCGATAAAGTCATGTTAGAATATGTAACTTATCCGTTGAGAGCTTTTGTTTTGAACCCCCTACTATGTTTTAGTTGTCAAACTTATGGTAATGTGTAGGAAGAATATTCCaagatgtgagaagtgtgcaggagggcatgggACAAAGGGGTGTGTTTCAGTGGAAAAAGCTGTGTCAATTGTGGGGGTGCCCATATTGCTGGGGATCAGAAGTGTCTGGTGCGAGAGAGACAGTTTGAGGTTGCCGGGGCTCAAGTAGTGAAGAAAATGTCATGCCGAGGCAGTGAGGAAAGTAGATGATGGTGGGAAAAGGGTGAAGGAGCCTGAGAGGATCGATGTGAGAAGTAGCCCAGTACAGAGTGATCCAAACAGTTTGTGCTTTAAGGTTGGCTTCTTGGTGTTTATTGCTATGGTCATTAATTGCACCGCACAGATGGAACATATATTCCAGAAGATTGatttggtggtagtagtagcagatACGTTTTTGGGTGTTTGCGATTTTAGTGTAGAAGAACTACAGGGAGTCTTGAGAGAATGGGCTCCATCCTCCCAAGCTGGCAGTCTGGTGTATGACTTTTTAGGGCCAAAGTAGTGGGAAGGGGTGGTAGGTATGTTGGGGACAGTGGCGTGTATGTGGGGGAGTAGGTTTGATGAGTATAGTGGCGTGTATGTAGGGTAAGATGGTGGTGCAATTCAATTCCCCCAATCTACTTATCCATTTCTGTGAACAAAATGTGAAATTCACTCTCCGACCTGTAAAAGGCAGTAATACGCAACTAAGGGTCTATTCTGCCGGAAAACCACACAAAGAAGACTGTAAACGGAAGTGAACACAAGAACAATTTCCACGTTTGCGTTTTTGTTGTTATTTAGATGTTTATTAACACCCTGGAATTCAAAATATGAATACTTTAACTGCATAGCATCACATACTTACGACATGTAGTCTTTAATTCGCGCTGGAGACAGGACTTGGTTGATAAGTGTTCTCTAtgtaacgctagctagctagttgctaacgttagcttacaatggctaactgtatggtttttcacactcaaattgcctccatcatggaggttctagcgaatgcagccgtatcagagatctgtaaactcgtagacgacgactatgcagtgtttcgtttggaaataactcaaagccaAAAAGAAAACAGGGCATTGCGGAGGAGACTACAGCTACTGGAGATGAAGGTGTCACGGGAGCGCGTCCTCGCCATTCGACCCAGTAGTGTAAAAATCCTCGACAAATACAGAGGAATGGCAAGAGGTACATTTTGCATAAGGCAGGCGTTGTCGCCCCGTTCCCAGCTGCACATGGTGTTATCGGTGTTACCCAGAATTGGGTCTTGGTCCGTTTTTTTAATAGTTTTTTATAGTATAATCTCCCCAGATTATTTGGCAAAGAAACAATATATTCTAACCTGATTATTAATTTACAGCATTTACTATGATTtactcagtgaaaacaatgtaatACATGGATCATAATACATAGATAGTAAAACATGTTTTGTCACACACTAGATAGGtgcagtggaatgtgttgttttacaggatcTGCCATagtagtgccttgctcaagggtataTCAacagattatttattttttaaccctGTTGCTTTGGGTGTTTGAACCAGTGACCATCTGGTTTCTGTCCcgacgctctaaacactaggctacctacctacTATGTCACAAACTTATGAGATGAATTTACCTAACGTCCTTGCCATTTTTAGACAGTGTCAATAATGTACAATATACCGTTGAACGGTCACCGTAGCTAATCGAACCACCTCTTTCCCCCCAATAACTCTCTCAGGTGAAGCACATCTCACTGGAGGCCACAGGAGCTTTGTGAAGCCAGCGGGAcacaatacatggagagatgaccaaccaatcactgtTGATGAGGGTGGTGGAACCTCAACCCAGCATGTTATTGTGATAGAGGTTAGTGTAATAGTGTTGCATAAAAAATGTGTTATTTGTAACTCGAATGTGGCCTGTTTAGCgcacccgagtggcgcagcactacacctcagtgcaagaggcatcactacagtccttagttcgaatccaggctgtatcacatctggcatgtgattgggagtcccatagggcggtgcataattggcccagcgttgtctagGTTTGGCCGgcgtaggctgtcattgtaaataataatttattcttaacttAATTATTCACTTGCTTAAATGTACATCGTAATTCATCTGCCATAGAGGCATTGTTATCTTTCCTACTATCTTGTTATCCAACTCATGTACCAGTAATAACCTCCTCTCTTTTTGTGTCAGTCTGCAGATGCAGAGGCTGCAGGTCTTGGGGTCAAGTtggagaggtctgaaggagaggaggactcACGGCACAGCAGAGACTTCCAGACTAGTGTGGCTAGAGAGCCCCCTGTAGCCATAGAGGTCCCCACCACTGCCCCAGTGCGGCCCAGGACCCGACGAAGCATCACGGAGGTCAGTGGAACGCCGAACGCCGTCCTCAAGTCAGACACGAAGACTTTATTGGGGCTGGGGCGACTGGGCTGTCCTCCTGCTCCCTGCACAGAGTATTTACTTTACGGTAGCCCGAGGACGGTTCTATCCCGTAAGGACTCTGGCGTGTTACAGACTCACAATGATCCGTCCTGTTCATACGCTACAGAGACACAGATGATATCTGGTGACATGCATGTGGGCTTAGATACACAGACTAATCCAATGAGAGGGGACTGGAACCAGTACAGTAATAGTGTATACTCTGAAGGGTTCCTTGATAAGAAAGGGGAGGGTCTGGTTGTAGATGAGGTCACTGTGAAAGTGGAGAGCGACCCTCCTCTGAAATGGAATGCAGACAAGACTCACTTAGGAGAAGGACACTTGCAGGGCAACACCAGTGACTTCTTAGACTACAGTGAAAGCTTAGAGACAAATCTAAATGTTGCGACCCACTCCCCTTTACACCGAGTGACCATGTCGATGGCACCTTCCAATTCACAAGGCCATGTTCTTTTCGATCAGGTATCGAACTCAAACGACCAAAAGGCCAAGGCGCGGGAAGGGGTAGCAACAACAGGTGGTAAAGAGAAGcggttcctctgcatgttctgtaacaaaggcttcaACTGCTCCCAGAAGGTGGAGATCCATCAGAGGGTCCACACGGGGGTGAAACCCTTCACCTGTAACCAGTGTCACATGCGCTTTGCCCATGCGGgcaacctgaagaggcaccagagggtccacacaggggtgaaacccttcagctgtacccagtgtcacatgTGCTTCGCCCAGGCTGGTGACCTGAAAAgacaccagagggtccacacaggggagaaaccctacagctgtacccagtgtccCATGCGCTTCGCCCAGGCAGGTGACCTAAAAAGgcacctgaaggtccacacgTGAGAAAGGCCAATTCCCTGTACGCACTCCAGGAAGAGGTTCTCCGAAAGGAGCTACATtaggatacaccagcagaaaagACAGTTCACTCCATAGCTTCTGTTGTGTACTTCAAACCCTGCATTAAAGACAAAGATTCATTTTCATTGTTGTCAACAGAAAAGATCTACAGATGCATTTGGAATAACGAGAGTAATCCATTTGTGTTGAATATTCCTGGTAGACTATTGCATCCAGACATTGTGTGATATTTAAGCCTAAAAAGTCTATTTCATATTGTGTTTTTGTACTGTGTAGGATATATGATGTTCACAAATTATGTTTCATTACTTCCATCCACTAATACATTTTTTCCCAAGACACTTTTAATAAAAAATGAAGTTCATGCAGATTTATATGTGTGGTATTCATATGGTGTATTTGACACTTGTTTATGTTCAATAAACCCAAAATGGGACTTTTCATTCTAAGACTTTAATTAACAATGCGGTTTATAACCAATATAGActtaaaaaaagatatatatataccTACACATATCCACACTCTAACAAACACCTAATGTAAATGTCAAAATAGTTTAGTCTgatgatgacatcaaaactaacTATCGATGGGAAGCCTGTTTACCCACAACATATTTTATGTCCACCATGATGGGTTTAACAACAATGAAGTCATTCTGTGACTACAGTATAGGACTTAAATGTAATGGGGATGGGTAAACACTCCATGTTGAAAGtgtgttatctgtgtgtgtgtgtgtacctgaagggagggagtgtatgtctgtgtaatctgtatcacctgtcttttccaggaggaggaggatctGGGGAACCCTGAGGGAACCATGGTCATGGAGGACAACCAGACTACACCACCTCCTGAACCCACAGAGGACCCAGCTGAGCAACACAGGACCACACACAGTATCACTGAGGTGAGCCCACTGTAAACTATTGTCTGCATGGTATTAGGTCAGGGCTCATATCCatagtgtctcagagtaggagtgcgaTCTAGGATAAATTTTGTCTGCATACTCTTAATGAATAAGAATATGAAGACAGGTGGGGACCTGATCGTCGATCTGAgactttgtggatacgggcccaggtCTTGATACATTTTGTCTTAAGTGTGGGACAATGTCTTACTCATAGCAATCCCTCATTGCCCAATCAGAAGATGCTCCATAGCACGGTGCTCATATCAGATTTCTTGATCCAAcatcctctcactctgtttctcttACAGTCAGTAGACATGGAAGATGGGAAGCCTGATCTGCTGCTGATCAAAGAGGAGACAATAGAAGACAGACCAGAGAGCATTGATCTGCTGAGTGGAATAAAGATGGGGGAGCAAGGTAAGGGAGAAAtacatatagcctacatacagtaataGATCTTCAATAAGAAAATGAATGTCCCTGACAATTTTTTTTGTCTTAATTTTCTTCATTCATTCATGAAATGAAACTtatgtttacatacacattatgTATGAACTTGACCAGGTAATTGACAAAAACACTCCATATGTAGAGTTCTCTGCCATGTTTTTAGTCTATTTTCTAACCTCTTCCTACAGGTGGTTGGCTGGAGGCTAACAGAGATTGGGCGGCCGTCTTGGATTCCCAGACCGGTGCAGCCAAAGGCCCAGGGGACAACATCACTAAGCAGGCCAGGACCAGAGGTGACATAGTGGAGGTCAGTGGATGGAACAGCGTCCTCAATTCTGGGCTGGGGAACAACActgttaacttctctagggtagggcctcatttggaattttggatgaaaagcatgcccaaattaaactgccttctactcaggcccagaagatagaatatgcatataattagtagatctGGATAGAAAAAAACTctataaagtttccaaaactgttaaaataatggctgtgagtataacataactgatttggcaggcgaaaacctgagaaaaatccattcaggaagtaggatttttattgttgttgtagttttctattcaatgccattacagtatccattgacttatgactcaaattgcagttcctatgcctttaactagatgtcaacagtctttagaaattgtttcaggcttgtattctgaaaaatgagggagtaagagcagtctgaatgagtgccgtgtcacagagctttttcatgcgagCGAGCaaccgagagagtgcctttcttgtttaccttttatattgacaacgttattgtccggttgaaatattagaAATATGTCCggttatttaggctaaaaacaacctgaggattgaatataaacatcgtttgacatgtttctatgaactttacggatacaatttggatttttttgtctgcctgttgtgactgcatttgagcctgtggattactgaaaaAAACATGcgaacaaaacagaggttttcggatataaagagagactttatcgaacaaaaggaacatttattgaataaatgaatgtcttctgagtgcaaccttatgaagatcatcaaaggtaagtgattcattttatctctatttctgacttgtgtaactcttctacttggctggttactgtttgtaatgatttgtctgctgggctatgttctcaaataattgtaaggtatgctttctccgtaaagcattttggaaatctgacactgtggttggactcacaagaagttaatctttaaacctatgtaaaatagtttTATCTTTTCTGAaattttataatgagtatttctgtatttaaatttggcgctctgcaatctcactggatgctagcgtcccacataccctagagaggttaaccagAAACAGACAGTTGATCACAAAACAACATCCGAACTTGGTCTCCATGACAATAGACTGGCTGAGACCAGGGCAAGGTGTAGATTCGATCcgggacagggaggtgtccataTGTTGCGGGAGAGAACAGTCGCTGCTAGCGCTGCTCCTATAGTTGTGACTCAGAGAGACTGATGGCGCCTCAGGTTAACCCCCTAACACAGTGGTCACTAACCTTTTCTGAGtaaagatcactttctgagtcaaaatgcaagcttATACAACATGGACCTATTAAAAATAGTACTGTAGCAATGAgttttgtgcagtaggctataggccctgTTGGCTTTGCTTGACTTTCCAtgccaatgcattgttgtttGGACAATTTGTAAAACTTatatttcaaaatctgagatagGCCATATGATcagttgttgtattacttgtgaggcataGCTGAGTGAGCGTATATTTAAataattcatttttattttactgggctgagggtgcctgcatctgatggtcagtctcagctgAGGGAGAGAGCGGCAGATAGGCCTCTCAatgtccctccactctctctttccgcTGCTGTCACTGACCAAAAAGGTCTGGAGTCGCACCACATTATGTCTGCCTCATGCACATGTTGTTACTCcgatgaacagagaaagtgaaatattcttCAATATATGAAAAAAAACAagccgctaataataacaacaaagcAAGCCTATCAatacactttcctactcattcattacaactacagtgctggttgtagtgcCAGTGGAAGTAGGAAGAATGTGCATTTTATTGCTGATAAAcatgttgaatacaaagtgttgacagtgctgagtaagaagTTAAACATGagctcactcataaaaacagcaccTCTTTGctattcgttgacagtctctctctagtcacaattttaaacattttaaagtcTCACAGCATCAACTTTGCTGTAGCTTTCATTTAAGCTTTATACATTACTGCAGACACCATAATCTGAGCTGTCCAATTGGCTGGAGGTAGGCCTATAGTGGACTTGATTTGCTCTACGGGCCTGCCAGGAAGGCAGTTTGAACTATTtaatgtgtctgaaggtacaatgGGAACACAGCTGAATCAGTTACACCTACTGCCAACAGTGCgagacaaataaaaataaataggaACGCAAGGctttagattattattattttttacagaaatgtttgtcaatcg is a window encoding:
- the LOC118395624 gene encoding uncharacterized protein LOC118395624 isoform X2, producing MANCMVFHTQIASIMEVLANAAVSEICKLVDDDYAVFRLEITQSQKENRALRRRLQLLEMKVSRERVLAIRPSSVKILDKYRGMARGEAHLTGGHRSFVKPAGHNTWRDDQPITVDEGGGTSTQHVIVIESADAEAAGLGVKLERSEGEEDSRHSRDFQTSVAREPPVAIEVPTTAPVRPRTRRSITEEEEDLGNPEGTMVMEDNQTTPPPEPTEDPAEQHRTTHSITESVDMEDGKPDLLLVKEETIEDGPKMGEHAYFVTVVGWRPTEETGLPSWIPRPKSPGTTEQARTRGGIVEVYRWDIIHNSGLGNNPLNHNQKQTVEHKTTTEFSLHDNRLAETRARCRFGLWGQGGVRMRLKRTDTDSASDTPSCSYSCDSERLMAPQVNPLTGAAFSLPSIGSINWNMDPATTQTLPGLHPPHTLLMCNQTSVNASASTLNGNTSPLTNSSHFNNGN